Proteins encoded within one genomic window of Pseudalkalibacillus sp. SCS-8:
- a CDS encoding YrhC family protein: MSKEMVKNIQEKIADFKRFSLVLLSLSAFLYIGSIVPFDGKEATDQLVLLSASYTLIGVAILFYRKVAIWKKQLNEER, translated from the coding sequence GTGTCAAAGGAAATGGTTAAGAACATTCAAGAGAAGATTGCAGATTTCAAACGTTTCAGCTTGGTCCTCCTTTCATTGAGTGCTTTCTTATATATTGGAAGCATCGTGCCTTTTGATGGGAAAGAGGCCACTGATCAACTCGTCCTCTTAAGTGCGAGTTATACGTTAATAGGTGTTGCGATTCTTTTTTACCGAAAAGTTGCAATATGGAAAAAACAATTGAATGAAGAACGATAA
- a CDS encoding bifunctional cystathionine gamma-lyase/homocysteine desulfhydrase → MKPKTKMIHAGIFGDEHTGAVSTPIYQVSTYKQESVGNFKGYEYSRTGNPTRHALEELIKDLEEGEAGFAFGSGMAAINSIMMMFNTGDHVVFTDDVYGGTYRLVSKVLNRLGLESTFVDTSNLENIENAIQENTKAIYVETPTNPLLKVTDIAGASKIAKANDLLLIVDNTFNTPYWQTPITHGADIVLHSATKYIGGHSDVVAGLAVVNSKELAEELHFIQNSAGAVLGPQDSWLLIRGIKTLGLRMEATESNTKQIAEFLDGHPAVTKIYYPGLESHPGHELSKRQAGGFGGMISFDVGSQERADQVLSKTKYFTLAESLGAVESLISAPARMTHASIPKDRRDELGITDGLLRISVGIEDAEDLIEDLKQALEG, encoded by the coding sequence ATGAAGCCAAAAACGAAAATGATCCACGCTGGTATTTTCGGAGATGAGCACACAGGTGCTGTATCGACGCCGATCTACCAGGTGAGTACGTATAAACAAGAGAGTGTCGGGAATTTCAAAGGCTATGAATATTCCCGTACAGGAAACCCGACGCGTCACGCATTAGAAGAATTGATAAAGGACCTTGAAGAAGGGGAAGCTGGCTTTGCCTTCGGTTCCGGAATGGCCGCAATCAATTCGATCATGATGATGTTCAATACAGGAGACCATGTCGTCTTCACAGATGATGTGTATGGTGGAACGTATCGTCTCGTTTCCAAAGTGTTGAATCGTCTAGGCTTGGAATCTACGTTCGTTGATACAAGCAACCTCGAAAACATTGAGAATGCAATTCAAGAAAACACGAAAGCGATCTATGTGGAAACTCCGACCAATCCGTTGTTGAAGGTGACTGATATTGCAGGCGCTTCAAAGATTGCGAAGGCAAATGACCTGTTGTTGATCGTCGATAACACGTTCAACACTCCATACTGGCAAACACCGATCACGCATGGTGCTGATATCGTCCTGCACAGTGCAACGAAGTATATCGGTGGACACAGTGATGTTGTTGCTGGTCTTGCAGTCGTCAACTCGAAAGAGCTGGCTGAAGAGCTTCACTTCATCCAAAATTCCGCAGGAGCGGTGCTTGGACCACAAGATTCATGGCTGTTGATCCGTGGAATCAAAACACTCGGCCTCCGGATGGAAGCAACGGAAAGCAACACGAAACAAATCGCTGAGTTTTTAGATGGTCATCCTGCTGTGACGAAAATCTATTATCCTGGTCTTGAGTCTCATCCGGGGCATGAACTGTCGAAGCGTCAAGCTGGCGGATTCGGCGGCATGATCTCCTTTGATGTCGGCAGCCAAGAGCGAGCGGATCAAGTGTTGAGCAAGACGAAATACTTCACACTTGCTGAAAGCTTAGGCGCGGTTGAGAGCTTGATTTCTGCACCAGCCCGTATGACGCATGCATCTATTCCAAAGGATCGCCGTGATGAACTCGGAATCACAGATGGATTACTCCGTATTTCAGTCGGAATTGAAGATGCAGAAGACTTGATTGAAGACTTGAAACAAGCGCTAGAAGGATAA
- a CDS encoding cysteine synthase family protein, which yields MKYFKNVQELIGHTPLVEITQFGLPNGVRLFAKLEFYNPGGSIKDRLGKELLEEAFASGKLKPGGTVIEPTAGNTGIGLALAAVNKDINVIFVVPEKFSVEKQELMRALGAKIVNTDTEKGMRGAIEKAKELEILIENSYYPAQFANAANPATYYKSLGPEIWEALDGKVDVFLAGAGTGGTFMGTSQYLKEQDPNVKTVIVEPEGSILNGGEPGPHKTEGIGMEFLPDYMDTSYFDAIHTIEDEDAFRRVKELAQREGLLVGSSSGAALHAALIEAAEAKPGSHIVTVFPDSSERYLSKKIYEGGM from the coding sequence ATGAAGTACTTCAAAAATGTACAGGAATTGATTGGCCATACGCCGTTGGTGGAGATTACACAGTTTGGCCTCCCGAACGGCGTACGCCTTTTTGCAAAGCTGGAATTTTATAATCCGGGTGGCAGTATTAAGGATCGGTTAGGAAAAGAGCTTCTTGAGGAAGCCTTTGCAAGCGGCAAGCTGAAGCCAGGCGGAACGGTCATTGAACCGACAGCCGGTAACACGGGGATCGGTCTAGCGCTGGCGGCAGTCAACAAAGACATCAACGTCATCTTCGTCGTCCCGGAAAAGTTCAGTGTCGAAAAGCAAGAATTGATGCGCGCATTAGGCGCGAAAATCGTGAATACCGACACGGAAAAAGGGATGCGAGGCGCGATTGAAAAGGCGAAAGAGCTGGAAATACTGATTGAAAATTCATATTACCCAGCCCAATTTGCGAACGCTGCCAATCCGGCTACGTATTATAAATCCCTCGGTCCTGAAATCTGGGAAGCACTTGATGGGAAAGTGGATGTGTTTCTCGCAGGCGCTGGTACGGGTGGAACCTTCATGGGGACATCCCAGTATCTGAAAGAACAGGATCCGAACGTCAAAACGGTCATTGTTGAGCCTGAGGGATCCATTCTCAATGGCGGTGAGCCTGGTCCTCACAAAACAGAAGGGATCGGGATGGAATTCTTGCCAGATTATATGGACACATCTTATTTTGATGCGATCCATACGATCGAGGATGAAGATGCCTTCAGACGCGTGAAGGAGCTCGCTCAACGAGAAGGGCTTCTCGTCGGCAGTTCCTCTGGAGCTGCGTTACATGCCGCCTTGATCGAGGCAGCAGAAGCAAAGCCTGGCAGCCATATCGTTACGGTCTTTCCAGACAGCAGTGAACGTTACTTAAGTAAAAAGATCTATGAAGGAGGCATGTAA
- a CDS encoding S-ribosylhomocysteine lyase, with amino-acid sequence MAKKMNVESFNLDHTKVRAPYVRLVGITKGQHGDEIAKYDIRFKQPNKEHMDMAGLHSIEHLMAENIRNHHDRIIDIGPMGCQTGFYLAVLNQTDHDEIHDVLEKTLNDVLEADEVPACNEVQCGWAANHSLEGAKEIARDMLAKRSEWKDVFGEE; translated from the coding sequence ATGGCTAAAAAAATGAATGTAGAAAGTTTTAATCTCGATCATACAAAGGTACGTGCCCCTTATGTACGTCTTGTAGGTATAACAAAAGGACAACACGGAGACGAAATCGCGAAGTACGACATTCGCTTTAAGCAACCGAACAAGGAACATATGGATATGGCCGGTCTTCACTCTATCGAGCATTTAATGGCTGAAAATATCCGTAATCATCACGATCGCATCATTGATATTGGTCCTATGGGTTGTCAAACTGGTTTTTACCTTGCAGTTCTAAATCAAACGGACCATGATGAAATCCATGATGTGCTGGAAAAAACATTGAATGATGTTCTTGAAGCAGATGAAGTTCCTGCATGTAACGAAGTACAATGCGGATGGGCAGCTAATCACAGCCTAGAAGGGGCAAAAGAGATCGCCCGCGATATGTTAGCAAAACGTAGCGAATGGAAAGACGTGTTCGGAGAGGAATAA
- the mtnN gene encoding 5'-methylthioadenosine/S-adenosylhomocysteine nucleosidase yields MKIAIIGAMDEEVILMQELIEDCETETIAGCTFYTGTIYDQEVILLKSGIGKVNAAIATTLLNQLYKPDYVINTGSAGGFNSELNVGDVVISSEIRHHDVDVTAFGYEYGQVPQLPAFYMPDPMLVEIAEDSAKDVTDKQIVKGLIASGDSFMNDAVRVEDVRGKFPELYAAEMEAAAIAQVCHQFKVPFVVIRSLSDIAGKDAPMSFDQFLKVAAKNSTELILKMVKELKKHG; encoded by the coding sequence ATGAAGATCGCAATTATCGGAGCTATGGACGAAGAAGTCATCCTCATGCAGGAATTAATCGAAGACTGCGAAACAGAAACAATTGCAGGATGCACCTTTTATACTGGTACGATCTATGACCAGGAAGTTATATTGTTGAAATCCGGAATCGGTAAAGTAAATGCAGCGATTGCGACGACTTTATTGAACCAATTATACAAACCAGACTATGTCATCAATACAGGATCTGCTGGTGGATTCAACTCGGAATTGAATGTGGGGGATGTTGTCATCTCTTCTGAAATCCGTCACCATGATGTTGATGTGACGGCTTTCGGGTATGAATATGGCCAGGTCCCACAACTACCTGCATTTTACATGCCAGATCCAATGTTGGTTGAAATTGCAGAAGACAGTGCAAAAGATGTGACTGACAAACAAATCGTCAAAGGACTTATCGCATCTGGGGACTCCTTCATGAATGATGCTGTCCGTGTCGAAGATGTGAGAGGGAAATTCCCTGAGCTCTATGCTGCCGAAATGGAAGCAGCAGCGATCGCCCAGGTTTGTCATCAGTTTAAGGTTCCCTTTGTGGTCATCCGTTCCCTATCCGACATCGCCGGTAAGGATGCACCGATGTCATTTGACCAATTCTTGAAGGTAGCAGCAAAGAATTCCACGGAATTAATTTTAAAAATGGTAAAGGAGCTGAAGAAACATGGCTAA